TCGACGAACGCCGGCGCGATGCAGTGCTGGCCGCCGACGAGGTCGGCCCGGTCGACGAGTCCCGTGTCGACGTACTCGTCACGGACGAACGCCCCCGGATTCTCCGGTCGGTCGCCGTCGAAGGGGACGAACCCGCCCTTCGTCGCGACGAGGACGGCGTCCCGGTCGACGGCCGCGTCTGCCACGGCGTCACCCACCACCCGTTCGGAGCGCTGGTGGCGGTAGTTGATGGCCGTATCGACGACGTTGACCCCCGACTCGAGTGCGCGCGTGATGGCCTCGCGGTACGCCGCGTCGCGCTCGTCGGTGGGGTCGCCGAGGTACGTGCCGACGCCGATGCTGGAGACGACGCCCGCTCCGAATCGCCGGAAGAACGTGCGTGCGAACTCGTCGTGGTCGTCCCGGTACGCCCAGGTCGCCTCCCGTGTCACCATGCGCTCGGGTTCGTGCCCACGGGACAAAAGGAGCGAGATTCCGGGCCGTCAGCGCTCGCCGCCCATCGCCTCGAACAACCGCTCTGCCAGCTCGTCGCGGGAGACGCCATCACTGGGGCCGAGGCCGTTCAGGTACTCGACGGGGATCTTCCCGCCGCCCATCCGCGCGTGGCCGCCCCCTTCCGCCATCGGGATGTCGTCGGTGACCGCCTCGATGGCGCGGCCGATGTGGACTCGGTCGTCCCGTGACCGCCCCGCCAGGCGTATCGTGCCGTCCTTGTCGCCGACGACGACGACCGCCGAGACGCCCTCGAGGGTCTCCAGCTCGTCGGCGGCCTGTGGAATCGCGTCCGAGTTCGACACCGACCCTACGTCGCTGACGGCGTAGGGAGCGCGGACGTCCCGCTTCGTTATCGCTCGGGCCTTGATCTCCAGTACTTCGGCGTCTATCTGGGGGTTCGCGATGCGGTTCAGCAGGTCGCCGTCCATCCCGTCGTAGAGGTACGCCGCCGCCGAGAAGTCCTCGGGCGCACAGCCGTTGGTCAGCGACCGTGTGTCCGACTGGATGCCGTAAACGAGTCCCGTCGCGACGTGGCTTGGGACGCAGTCGTTCGGGATGTCGTCCATATTGGGGCCGCCGTTGGTCGGGCCGACGTCGACTTCGTGGAACTCCCAGCCGAGGTCGCTGAAGTAGTCGGCGAAGATGGTCGCACAGGCACCGCTCTCGTCTCTGATGTCGGTGAACTGCTTGCCCGTCCCGTTGCCGGGGTGGTGGTCGACGACGGCGACGGGGTCGACGTCGCCCGCCCCCGCGAAGCCCCGCGGCTCGTTGTGATCGACCAGTACGACGGCGTCCGAGTCGATCTCGTCCCGTGCCTCTATGCACTCGAAGTTCAGGTTGAGGACGGTCTCGAACGCACGGTTCTCCGGGCGTCGTATCTCGCCCGCGTACAGCAGCGACGCGGACGTGTCGACGGCCCGGGCCAGCCGGTCGACGGCCAGCGCACACGACATCGCGTCCGGGTCGGGGTTCGGATGCATCAGCACCGCGACCTCGTCGTACCCTGCGAGCACGGACTGCAGTCGCTTGACCGCCGGTCGTGTGAGATACCGATACAGCCACGCGGCCCCGCCGCCGAGGACCAGCGCCCCGACGACGATGCCGGCGACCAGGAGCGGTTCCGACGTGGTGAACCCGAGCACAGCCCCGACTATCGAACCGGGGAGTCCCATGGCCACCAGTACCATACCTCAGGATGCTCCGGGCACAGACAAGAATGTTCCCCCGACCTGTCAATCCGCACGATAGGCCTCGACTGCGGTGCGGTACCCCGCTCGAAACGTCGGATACGCGAACTCGTAGCCGAGCTCGCGGAGGCGGTCGTTCGAACAGCGCTTGCTCGTCTGGATCCGACGGCGTGCGGTCGACGACAGCGTCTCGTCGGCCAGCCGCTCCGCTTTCGTCTGCTTCGGCGGGTGGTCGACGCCACACTGTTCGGCCAGCCAGTCGGCGAAGGCCCACTTCTCGACCGGTTCGTCGTCGACCACCAGCACCACCTCGTCGCGATGGTCACCCTCGAGGAGGAACCGGACGGCGCCCGCGGCGTCGTCGCGGTGGACCATATTGAGATAGCCTGCCGTCACCGGCCCCTGCAGATAGCGTTCGAGGCGGTAGCGGTCGGGGCCGTAGAGCCCTGCGAACCGGGCGACGGTCCCGTGGCCGCCGTACTCAGCCGGTCGCTCGCGGGCGATTCGCTCGGCCTCGGTGAGCACCTCTGTCTTCTCCGTCTGTGGGTCGAGCGGCGTCGTCTCGTCGACCCAGTCGCCGCCGTGGTCGCCGTAGACGCCGGTACTCGACGTGTACACCAGTCGCTCGGGCGGGTCGTCACGTGCCCAGAAGTGGTCGATTGCCGTCCGCAACCCGTCGACGTACACGTCCCGCGCCGCCTCGGCACCTCGACCGCCCGAACTCGCGGCGAACACGACCCAGTCAGCATCGGGCACCGCGCCCAGCGCCGCGTCGTCCGTCACGTCCGCCTGCACGCCCTCCAGACCAGCGTCTTCGACGGCTTGCACACCCGCGGCCGAACGCCGGACGCCGGCGACGTCGTGGGCCGCCTGCAGCTGTCGACCCAGTTCGAGCCCGACGTAGCCACAGCCCAGTATCGCGACCCGCATCGTCACCGCTGCCTGCTCTCGATGTACTGATGGAGGCGGGCGTACTCGGAGAGAGTCATCGGATAGCGCCCCTCTATCTTCTGTTGAATCTCTTTCGGCTCCATCTCGTCGTCGATACCGGACCCCAGCGATTCGACGTCCAGGACGGCCGTCGTCATCCCCATCAGGAGGATGTCCTGTGCCTCCGCCTGGATGGCGTCGGCGTCGGGGCGGTCGGGGGCCGTCGAGAGTACGGCGGCGGCGTCAGACAGCGAGAGGTCGCCCGCGTCGCCAGCGAGGATTGCCTCGACTGTAGCCGCGTCCAGGTCGGTCGACTCGACCACCTGCTCGACGCCGACCGTCTCGACTGTCTCGGCTAGCACTCCTTCGTAGGCCGCGAGCAACGCCTCGGGCGACTGGTCGCCCGCGTCCGGGAACTCGGCTCTGAGCATACACGGGGTAGGGTCGGGGGGTATTTGTGACTTTGACTCCCGGTCACGTGCCGGCGTCGGGCCACCCGGCCGACGTCTCGACGGCCTCGCCGTCCTTGTCACCGACGCCCCGTGGCCGCGGCGGGACGACGACTACGACACCGGTCTCGGCGCGGAACGTCACGCGGTCCGAGGTCCCCAGTCGCTCGGCCGCCCCGTCACTGTCGACGTCGAGGTGCACTGGCTCGCCGTCGCGGACGTAGGACGTGCTGGCGTCAGCCACCGTCGGCGACCCGTGCCGTGCCGACACCTCGAACCGCGCGTACTCCCCCTCGACGGTCACCCACCAGACGTTCGCCGTCGCGTACCACGGCGACAGCGGCGGCGCGAGTGGGATGCCCGCCGGAAGTCTACTGGTTCCGGTGCGGCGCGCGACGAGTTGTTCGACCCGCTTTCGACCCGCGTCGCCGAGCGCCCTGGTCGCTTCTTCGTGTGCGACCGACCGTACCGCCGCTGCGGTCCGGTTCACCAGGGACGCTCGCGGTCGGGCTCCGGGTTCTTCGAGCCTGTCGGCGACCATTGCGCGGAGACGGACTTCAAGCCAGTCTCGCTCCACTTTCGAGAGATCCAGTCTCGTCGCGGCGACGGCTGCGACCCGCGTCGACGCCGAGCCGTTCGAGAGGGCGAGTGCTCGCGAGGCCGTGCTGTTCCAGTCCCTCATCGACGCGGCGACGATGGCTCGACTACGCTTAGTGTCCACCCCGGTCGTCTCACTGACTGTCGCTGCCATGGCGCGCGCAACCTCGTCGTTGCTTTTGGCGACTGCCCGTCGTAACCGGTCTCGTCTGTTGGTGACCGTCCCGTTCGCCGCGACGCTCGCGGTTCGGTTGGCCGACGAGAGCGTCGCGGCCGCCGTGGCGAGTCGCACGTGTCCGTCCGACGGCGAGAGTCCGTCGGTCACGGTCGCGGCGGCGTCGCCGTACGGCACGGTGAAGACGTTGACGTTGCGAACGGCCAGCGGGTGTTCACTCCCGTTCATCGCCGGATAGTTCGCTTCGCCGAGGGCGGCGCGCGTGAGGTACTGTGGGCTGGCGTCGACGTGGAACCTGACGGGGCCAGCGGGGCCGGTCGGCGCGGGCCGCGACGGCGGCTTCCGCGCCTCTCGTGCTGTCAAGCCCCGTCGGAGGTCGGTCAGCGAGCCCTCCGTTCGCCCCTGGAGCACGTCCGCGAACCTGTCGCGAGCTCCCGTTCGCCGGCGTACTCGCTCGTCGAGCCGTCGTTCGACCGCGTCCAGATACGCGATGCGGGCCGCCACGCGGGCTTTCTCTGCTGTGCTCCCGTACGTGGCTGGCACCGCAGCCAGTTCCTGGCGACGGTCGGCAACTCGCGTCCGGAGTTTCCGGGCAGGGTTCCGTTCGAAGGCCCCGACGGACTCACGCTCGACAGCGACGGAGATCGACTGGAGTCGCTCGCGGAGCGCGGCGACGTCGCGGTACACCCACCTTCGGAGCCCCGCTGGTCGTGCGCCACGTACGGTGACGGGCTCTGTATCGACCTCGCCTCGTAGCGCGCGCTGCGCGACGGCGTTGCGACCACCTGCCTTGCGTATCAGGTGGCGCTCGGCTCTGGGTTCGATGTCGGCGAGGTTCGGCCCGGAGAGCGGTCCCGCCCCGCGCTCGTGGGCCGTCCGGATGCCGCGGGTCGGTGCGGACGACCCGCCCTCGTGGCGACCGAGGACGGCGACCGAGACCCGCCAGCGTTCCGTGCTCGTCGCCACAGTCGTCCGGGTCTCGTTGTCGTTCTTCCAGAGCGCCGTCCGGGTGTACTCACGCACGACGATCCGTCCGTACGTGTCCAGTGTGTGCCAGCCGTCCCGTGCGGGGGCGTCGGCGCTCGCCCCACCGGCCACCGTCGTCTGCCGGGTCGTGTCTCCGTCTACGAGTGTCCAGTCGGGTCCCGGCGACTGTGGCTGTCCGGGCGGACCGCCGCGCAACCGCTCGCTCGTCGTCGTCAGTCGGACTTCGACGCTGTAGGCCGCCCGGAGCGTTCGATTGAGCTGCGTCGGGGCTGCCACCTCGCGAAAGGCTCGCGTCGCCGTCTCGTTGACGCCGATTCGAATTGCATCCCCTGGCCGCGGGTAATCCGACCGCTGCTCGACCGTACTGATATCCGCCGCTGCCGGTCGGTAGTCGGCCTGGTCGAGCACCCGACCGGCGAACGCGCCTCCATCGGATCCTCTGACGACGTCTTCGACTCCTGTTACCGCCGTGGCCTCGGTGAGTGCCCGCCGGCCGTCGGGGTCGCTTCGGCCGAACGTCGACCGCTGGACACCCAGTGCTGCTCCGTTGGCCGCGAGCGCGACGTGGCGATTGGCGACGACGTTCTCGATAGGCGCCCCACCGAACTGCGCGTAGCCGCGAGCCCACGCGATAGGGTAGAGCCGGGCTGTCAGCCGTTGGCTCAGTCCCGGCTTCCCGAGGCCGTTGTTCAGCCGCTGTTCGTAGGCCGTAACCCGGTCGTGGAGCAAGAGAGCGGGCGCCGTGACCACCACGGTCGGTGAGAGGGTGCGGGTGGTGACGGTTCGGTTCCCGCGGCGAACGGTGAGCGTGACGTTCTCGACGGTCGCGCGCATCGCGGTCCGGTTCGGGCCGCCCCGCTCGACACGGACGCGGTCTATCGCCCGGTCGACGTCGTTCGCGTCTGTGACTGCTGGCAGGCTGGCGGTCGCGGTGACGCCCTCGCTCGTCTCCGACACCTCTGTCAGTCGCTTCCGGACTTGCAGGTACACCCGTAACCGGAGCGCGTCGCGGAACGGGGCTGACTCGTTCAGCGACCGACCGACGGTCGTGTTCGCGGGCGTAATCACCGGGTCTGTCGCGGCGCGGTGCGCAGCCGTCGCAGCACCGTCCCGGATTGCTGTCTGCGTCTCGGCCGTCGTCCTGTCGAGGACACGCTCGACGGCCGTTTCGGTCGGGGCCGTGGTCGGTACCAGCGTCGGCGCGAGCGAGAGGCTGCTCACGAGCAGTAACACGCCGAGCAGTGCGAACGGAACCCGCCCGCGGGTGTCGGCTCTCACGGTGACCACGTCCGGACAGTGATGTGGACCGTCTGGGTGTCGACGGCCGCTGCAGCGGCCCCCGGTGACGCGAACTGCGACCGCATGTCGTCGGTCAGTTTCGCCCGCAGTGCGACTGTCAACTCCCGGTTCATCTCCGTGACCGGTGTCGATTCGACCGCGAAGTCACCGGCACCGCTGAGCGTGCCCGTCCGCTGATATCGCTGAGCCACTATCGCGTCACCTGGGTAGTCCCCGTGCAGCGTGACCCGGGTTCTGTCCGGCGGGAACAGACCGTCGACGATTGCCCGTGCGACGACGCTCGCGACGCCACGGTATCCTCGCGATTGGGCGGCCGGGCGCGCGCTGTTCGTCGTATCCTCGACGCCGCTGGCGACAGATATCGTCGCCGCTCGAACGTCTGCCGACGCTGGCGGTGCCGTGCCGAGCGTGAGGGTACTCGACACCGGTGCCCCGGGATACGGTTCCCACTCTACGCGGACGCTGGTCTGTCGCCGCCGGTCCCTGAGACGCCGTTTAGTAGTCGCCGTAACAGCTGATTCGAACGCCCGACCGGCCGGCGAGATTCGCTGCCCGTCGATTCGGACCCGGCTCATCGTCGCCCCGCCCAGCAACTCCGCGAGCGTCCCGTGAGCGGTTCGCTGGCGTCTGGCCGACCCGTTCGCGAGCCAGTCCGGCTCCGTTCCCGGAACGACCAGTTCGTACTCGACGCTCGCGGTATTCGTTGCGAGCAGCTCCGCCCGCTCCGACGCCGGATTGCCTGCCGGTGGTGAGTCGACGGCCGCGCCACCGACGAGTGCCGCGGCCGCCCCACCCACCAGCAGGAGGAACAGCGTCACGTCGACGACGGTGCTCGTCGCTCGCGTCATCGCCACACCCGCACCGACAGGCGCCCACGTCGGATGGTCCCCGGTCCCACGCGGACGCTCACGAGTCGCGTCTCACCGTCGGCGGCGGGCGGTGGCGTCGGTCCACTGGTCCACCGGTCGTCCGTCGCTATCGTCACGTTACCCTCGTATCCGCGGGGCAGCGCGCTCTGGACGGTCACGATGCGGTTCGGGTGGACGATACCGGCCGTCGAGAGCTGTCGCTCGACGGCGTCTGCCGACGACGCGGCCCGGTTCTGTGCGGGCGTCGCGCTTGCGACCGCCGATTCCAGGACGCCAGCGTACAGTGTCACGCCTACGCAGATGGCGAAGACTGTGACGAGGGCGGCCGTCGGCTCGATTGCTCCTCTATCCGACGAGCGTGACATCGACACCCTCCCAGGCGACGTGTCTGACCGTCAGTCGGTCCGGGGTCGAGCGCCAGGTATCCCCGTCAGTTCGTGCGTGTCGTATCGCGTCCCTAAATCCGGCCGGCGAGGCGTACACGCGCGCTGGCTTCTGTCCAGCGAGCACGCGCCTGACCCCTGTTCCGTGGGCCGGGACGGCAGGATAACTGAGCGTCGCGTGCGTCGTCCCGCCGTCGTTCCGGAGCCCGAGTCGGCGCCCGTCCAGCCGCCACTCGTCTCCGGTCGTCGACCTGCGCCTGACCGACCCGGCTGGACTCGTGGTCACTTCGTCGATGGTCGCCGCGGTCCCCGCCGCGTTCGGCGGCGCTGTCGTTGGGAGGCCAGCGACGACGCCGAGCACGGCGACGGCGACGCCGCCGAGCGCGACCCAGAGGAACAACGTATCGATCGGCGTTTCGAACATAGCGGCCCTGGTCCCGTGTTCGGATATAAACCCTCAGACGACCAGCCGGGTCGCGAACACCGCCGTGAAGAACGTCGCAGTGGCCGACATGAGCGCCACGCCGACGCGATGGCCGACGCGAACCCTGTCGAATCCACCGCGCAGTCCCGCCGAGAGGGCCGTCAGGACCACCGCGAGGACGAGCACGTACCAGCCGACGACGAGCCCGACGCGCTCGGGCGCCGGGCCGCCGAGGGGGCCTGCGGTCCCCATCGTTTCCCCCAGGGCCACTGTCGCGCCGCCGACGAGCGGACCGAACAGGGCGGCCGTGTTCGACAGCGTCCCGGTGACCTGTGCGAGGTCGCGACGCAGTTCCTGCTCGATACGCTGGAGGTCCGAGAGGTGCTTCCCCATCGCCGAGACCGACTCGGCTGCTGGCGGACCGATTTCGGCTGCCGCACCGAGCAACGTGGCCGCCTGCCGCGTGCGGGGGCTGGGGACCGCCGCAAGCGCGCCGTGCTGGCCTCGAAACGCCCGTTCGACGTCGACGCCGAGTATCGCTTGCCGTCGCACACCGCGGTGCAGGAGCGCCGCCAGCGGCCCCGACTGCTCCTCGGCGACGTCGTCGAGTGCCGCCTCGACCGACTGGCCGCGTTCGACCCGGGTACCGATCGCCGACAGCGCGTCGGGCAGCCCTGATTCGACGGCAGTCACGTTCTCGCGGACCTGAACGGCCGGACGGAAGTGGACGACCAGCGCCGCTCCGACACCGGTCCCGAGCGCGGCTATCGGCATACCCCACCCGAGTCCGAGACTGTGACTGAGTGCTCCGGCCGCTCCACCGACGCCGAGCCCTGCTGCCACCGCTCTCCACCGCCCCTCCGGAACGTCGGGGTGACTCCGAGGGACCGGTTCGGGTGGAAACGCGACGGGGCGTTGCCCCAGCAGCCACCCGCTTGCGACACAGAGCGCCGCCGGGAGTACGACCCCGTACACCGCGACCAGCAGCGTCGTCGGTACCGGGACACCCGCTGCGTTTGCGGCCGGGAGCAGCGAAACCAGTGCCAGTGGGAGCAGAACGCCGAAGGCGTAGAGCCCAGTGGCCGGTGCCCGGAGGTCGGCGGCGAACTCGCTCATCTCCGCTCGCGTCCCCTCGAGAACGCACTGGCGGGCGGACGCGAGTATCGAGGGCCGTTCGCCTGGCGGTGCGATGGTCGCCCGCTCGATTCGCTCGACGGCCGTCGCCAGTGCAGGGAACTCGTCGCCCCACTGCTGGACGAACGTACTCAGTCCGCTCCGTGGCGTCCCCGCAGAGCGCCGCGCGTGTCTGCCCAGATAATCCGCGAGCGACTGCTCACTGGCGGCCGTGGCGAACTCCACCGCCCGCTCGGTGCTCCCCCAGAGCGTCGCGCCAAGCGTAAGCATCGTCACCAGCGACGGGGCTGCACCTAGTATCCGAAGCCGTCGTGCACGGGCCACGAAGGGAACGCCGTACCGAACCGCCAGCGCGATGCTCGA
This DNA window, taken from Haloarcula ordinaria, encodes the following:
- a CDS encoding SDR family oxidoreductase; amino-acid sequence: MRVAILGCGYVGLELGRQLQAAHDVAGVRRSAAGVQAVEDAGLEGVQADVTDDAALGAVPDADWVVFAASSGGRGAEAARDVYVDGLRTAIDHFWARDDPPERLVYTSSTGVYGDHGGDWVDETTPLDPQTEKTEVLTEAERIARERPAEYGGHGTVARFAGLYGPDRYRLERYLQGPVTAGYLNMVHRDDAAGAVRFLLEGDHRDEVVLVVDDEPVEKWAFADWLAEQCGVDHPPKQTKAERLADETLSSTARRRIQTSKRCSNDRLRELGYEFAYPTFRAGYRTAVEAYRAD
- a CDS encoding type II secretion system F family protein, with protein sequence MTPGVVETCARVWPKPVEVPEPYRQASRLLGLSNRPRIVLAAGYAAGTAGSLVGMGVVALARGPSVAVAGLAILLFSSSIALAVRYGVPFVARARRLRILGAAPSLVTMLTLGATLWGSTERAVEFATAASEQSLADYLGRHARRSAGTPRSGLSTFVQQWGDEFPALATAVERIERATIAPPGERPSILASARQCVLEGTRAEMSEFAADLRAPATGLYAFGVLLPLALVSLLPAANAAGVPVPTTLLVAVYGVVLPAALCVASGWLLGQRPVAFPPEPVPRSHPDVPEGRWRAVAAGLGVGGAAGALSHSLGLGWGMPIAALGTGVGAALVVHFRPAVQVRENVTAVESGLPDALSAIGTRVERGQSVEAALDDVAEEQSGPLAALLHRGVRRQAILGVDVERAFRGQHGALAAVPSPRTRQAATLLGAAAEIGPPAAESVSAMGKHLSDLQRIEQELRRDLAQVTGTLSNTAALFGPLVGGATVALGETMGTAGPLGGPAPERVGLVVGWYVLVLAVVLTALSAGLRGGFDRVRVGHRVGVALMSATATFFTAVFATRLVV
- a CDS encoding DUF7283 family protein, whose product is MFETPIDTLFLWVALGGVAVAVLGVVAGLPTTAPPNAAGTAATIDEVTTSPAGSVRRRSTTGDEWRLDGRRLGLRNDGGTTHATLSYPAVPAHGTGVRRVLAGQKPARVYASPAGFRDAIRHARTDGDTWRSTPDRLTVRHVAWEGVDVTLVG
- a CDS encoding DUF7285 family protein, whose protein sequence is MSRSSDRGAIEPTAALVTVFAICVGVTLYAGVLESAVASATPAQNRAASSADAVERQLSTAGIVHPNRIVTVQSALPRGYEGNVTIATDDRWTSGPTPPPAADGETRLVSVRVGPGTIRRGRLSVRVWR
- a CDS encoding DUF7286 family protein, producing MRADTRGRVPFALLGVLLLVSSLSLAPTLVPTTAPTETAVERVLDRTTAETQTAIRDGAATAAHRAATDPVITPANTTVGRSLNESAPFRDALRLRVYLQVRKRLTEVSETSEGVTATASLPAVTDANDVDRAIDRVRVERGGPNRTAMRATVENVTLTVRRGNRTVTTRTLSPTVVVTAPALLLHDRVTAYEQRLNNGLGKPGLSQRLTARLYPIAWARGYAQFGGAPIENVVANRHVALAANGAALGVQRSTFGRSDPDGRRALTEATAVTGVEDVVRGSDGGAFAGRVLDQADYRPAAADISTVEQRSDYPRPGDAIRIGVNETATRAFREVAAPTQLNRTLRAAYSVEVRLTTTSERLRGGPPGQPQSPGPDWTLVDGDTTRQTTVAGGASADAPARDGWHTLDTYGRIVVREYTRTALWKNDNETRTTVATSTERWRVSVAVLGRHEGGSSAPTRGIRTAHERGAGPLSGPNLADIEPRAERHLIRKAGGRNAVAQRALRGEVDTEPVTVRGARPAGLRRWVYRDVAALRERLQSISVAVERESVGAFERNPARKLRTRVADRRQELAAVPATYGSTAEKARVAARIAYLDAVERRLDERVRRRTGARDRFADVLQGRTEGSLTDLRRGLTAREARKPPSRPAPTGPAGPVRFHVDASPQYLTRAALGEANYPAMNGSEHPLAVRNVNVFTVPYGDAAATVTDGLSPSDGHVRLATAAATLSSANRTASVAANGTVTNRRDRLRRAVAKSNDEVARAMAATVSETTGVDTKRSRAIVAASMRDWNSTASRALALSNGSASTRVAAVAATRLDLSKVERDWLEVRLRAMVADRLEEPGARPRASLVNRTAAAVRSVAHEEATRALGDAGRKRVEQLVARRTGTSRLPAGIPLAPPLSPWYATANVWWVTVEGEYARFEVSARHGSPTVADASTSYVRDGEPVHLDVDSDGAAERLGTSDRVTFRAETGVVVVVPPRPRGVGDKDGEAVETSAGWPDAGT
- a CDS encoding DUF5791 family protein, which encodes MLRAEFPDAGDQSPEALLAAYEGVLAETVETVGVEQVVESTDLDAATVEAILAGDAGDLSLSDAAAVLSTAPDRPDADAIQAEAQDILLMGMTTAVLDVESLGSGIDDEMEPKEIQQKIEGRYPMTLSEYARLHQYIESRQR
- a CDS encoding DHH family phosphoesterase, producing the protein MVLVAMGLPGSIVGAVLGFTTSEPLLVAGIVVGALVLGGGAAWLYRYLTRPAVKRLQSVLAGYDEVAVLMHPNPDPDAMSCALAVDRLARAVDTSASLLYAGEIRRPENRAFETVLNLNFECIEARDEIDSDAVVLVDHNEPRGFAGAGDVDPVAVVDHHPGNGTGKQFTDIRDESGACATIFADYFSDLGWEFHEVDVGPTNGGPNMDDIPNDCVPSHVATGLVYGIQSDTRSLTNGCAPEDFSAAAYLYDGMDGDLLNRIANPQIDAEVLEIKARAITKRDVRAPYAVSDVGSVSNSDAIPQAADELETLEGVSAVVVVGDKDGTIRLAGRSRDDRVHIGRAIEAVTDDIPMAEGGGHARMGGGKIPVEYLNGLGPSDGVSRDELAERLFEAMGGER
- a CDS encoding DUF7284 family protein, with product MTRATSTVVDVTLFLLLVGGAAAALVGGAAVDSPPAGNPASERAELLATNTASVEYELVVPGTEPDWLANGSARRQRTAHGTLAELLGGATMSRVRIDGQRISPAGRAFESAVTATTKRRLRDRRRQTSVRVEWEPYPGAPVSSTLTLGTAPPASADVRAATISVASGVEDTTNSARPAAQSRGYRGVASVVARAIVDGLFPPDRTRVTLHGDYPGDAIVAQRYQRTGTLSGAGDFAVESTPVTEMNRELTVALRAKLTDDMRSQFASPGAAAAAVDTQTVHITVRTWSP